From Thalassotalea psychrophila:
ATGAAAAGTGGGCAGTTAAGCTTTCTTACCGAAGTTATGAAAAACTCAGATCATTTATTAATTTCTAATCATTTTTTACTGCAATCAGCTGATTTAAAAAAGGATTTCACTCATGTTTATACTATGTATGAGAGTATGTATGCAGTTAATGTTTATTTAATTGACCACCAAAGAACCCATAACAATAAAGCCCATCTTTGGTTTAAGCAAGTGCTAATAAACTCACTTAAAGCAACCATATTAAGCTCGTAAAAAATGACGCTAGAAAATGATTATGTTACTGCCGCGCTTGCTCACCTACAGTTGGTATACATTGCGAAATCTCGCTCTTAAGCCATTGGATAAATTCCGTTTCTAACGCATCCGTGCTGGTGTGTTGTTGACTAAGAATTATGTAGCTATTTCCTGACGGGACAAAACCAAAAGGAGCTATTAATTTGCCTCTTTTAAGATCGTCAGCAACTAATGGGTAAGAGCCTAAAGCGGCCCCTAAACCATCTACGGCTGCCTGAAAGCAAAAATAAAAATGCGCAAACGTTTGATTTGAATTCTTTAACAGAGATAACTGTTTCGATTTAGTGATCCATTGCAGCCAAGCATCGGATCTGGTATCACTATGGATTAATTTAATTTCTTTAAAATCATCTTTTACCTGCTGCCAGTACTCAGGTGAAAACACAGGCCCCACCCATTCATCGACTAAATGTTGTTTTCTATAATTTTGCGTTAATGCAAAATCATCACGCCTGATCGCCAACGACAATTCATTATCAGCTAAAGTAACTGGGCCACCTGAGGTAGACAGCCGGATGTCAGAGTTGGCGTGTGTTTGGTAAAAGTCAGACATGCGCGGCATCAACCAGCGCATGGTCAATGTTGGTTCACAAGAAATGTTCAGATAATTATTTTTTACTTCAGAGAGTTTGTTAACACCTGTTGTTAGTAGTTGAAAAGATTGCAACGTGTAGGATTTAAGTATCCGACCTTTATCCGTTAATGATACCTTTCGGCCTTGTCGGTGAAAGAGCTTTACCGATAAAAAATCTTCCAAGTTTTTGATCTGTTTGCTCACCGCACCGTGGGTTATGCATAACTTGTCTGCTGCTTCACTAAAATTTGCTGACTCTGCGGCAACATCAAAAACATGAAATGCTTTTAAATGATTCATCTTGTAGTTTTACTCACACTTAAGGTGATGATTATTCGATTATAGAAACCACCAAGAAAATATACAATAGCGGCTCATAATTAACATCATCATTGGAACATCTATGGAAATTTTAAGTCTTGCCATTGTCGGGCTATTAATTGTTATCAGCCCTGGCGCTGATTTTGTCTTAGTTTTAAAAAATAGCATCAACTCTAACCGCAAAGCTGGGATCTTAACTGCAATTGGGATCAGCCTTGCTATTGGCGTGCACATAACTTATTCGATGCTAGGTTTAAGTTACTTAATTTCACAGAGTGAGCTAGTGTATAGTGCAGTAAAATATGCGGGGGCAGCTTACTTAATATATTTAGGTGTGACAGGGATTTTAACCGCGGATGAAAAGCTAGCAACGCTAGAGGTAGGTGCACCTACAGCAAAACCACTGCAATTTATCTCACAAGGTTTTTTATGCAATATGCTCAACCCAAAAACAATGTTATTTTTCATTAGTTTATTTAGTCAGCTTATTTCAAACAATTCGAACGACAACCACTATGCACTAGGCTACGGAATTTATATCGCATTTCTTCATTTTGCCTGGTTTAGTATTGTTGCAATAATATTTACAGCAAAATCTCTACAAAATCACATTTTAAATATGAAAAAAAGGTTAAATCAAGCTTGTGGGTTAGGCTTAATTTCATTTGGAGTGGTTTTAGCAATTAACACATATTAGTTTAGCAACTAAGAATAATGATGGCAGTAAATTAATAGAATAACCTGCTCCATCCAATTTTTTCTAGTAAAAGAACTGGATGGATAAGGTTTAAATTAGTGATTAATAATAATCAAACAACCTGCCCTGCTGCCCAACCACTAGACCAAGCCCATTGGAAGTTATAACCTCCTAACCAGCCAGTTACGTCAGCTACTTCGCCAATAAAATATAAACCCGGAGACTTTTTGCTCTCCATAGTTTTACTTGATAGCTCATCAGTATCAACACCACCTAAAGTGACTTCAGCTGTTCGATAGCCTTCAGTACCATTAGGCTTGATTTGCCAATTATGGAAATAATCAGCAATGTCTTTAAACTCTTGATGGTTTAATTGATTCATCGGTTTATCAGGCAGTTCTTCGGCGGCATATAAACGTTCAATCAACCGTTTAGGCAGCAAATGACTTAACGCTGTTTTTAAAGCTCGTTGTGGGCTTTCTTGACGAATATCTTGTAAGCGTTGTTCTAGGTCATAATCAGGAATTAAATTGATACTTACTGATTGACCCGCTTTCCAGAAAGAAGATATTTGTAAAATTGCCGGGCCAGATAATCCACGGTGAGTAAATAAAATGTTTTCTCTAAAACTGGTGGTGTCTTCGCTGGTAACAATA
This genomic window contains:
- a CDS encoding LysR family transcriptional regulator, which translates into the protein MNHLKAFHVFDVAAESANFSEAADKLCITHGAVSKQIKNLEDFLSVKLFHRQGRKVSLTDKGRILKSYTLQSFQLLTTGVNKLSEVKNNYLNISCEPTLTMRWLMPRMSDFYQTHANSDIRLSTSGGPVTLADNELSLAIRRDDFALTQNYRKQHLVDEWVGPVFSPEYWQQVKDDFKEIKLIHSDTRSDAWLQWITKSKQLSLLKNSNQTFAHFYFCFQAAVDGLGAALGSYPLVADDLKRGKLIAPFGFVPSGNSYIILSQQHTSTDALETEFIQWLKSEISQCIPTVGEQARQ
- a CDS encoding LysE family translocator — its product is MEILSLAIVGLLIVISPGADFVLVLKNSINSNRKAGILTAIGISLAIGVHITYSMLGLSYLISQSELVYSAVKYAGAAYLIYLGVTGILTADEKLATLEVGAPTAKPLQFISQGFLCNMLNPKTMLFFISLFSQLISNNSNDNHYALGYGIYIAFLHFAWFSIVAIIFTAKSLQNHILNMKKRLNQACGLGLISFGVVLAINTY